TCTCTGTTTCATGCTGGAGGATATGTcataggaagaagaagagatttgccataggaagaagaagagaagggcaTCATACATTGCGATCCAACGCTGCTGTTTTAAGGCAATTGAGAGATATGGTCTCCCATGTAAATCGGGTAGAGAACAGTTCGCGTGCACCGGGCCGGGTGCATCCGTTGGATGCACAATCAACGTCCCGAGATGCACATCACTTTTGGACGGCGGGTCAGATTCGTGAAAAGAACGGGAGCTAAAATGAAGAAAAACGCATAACCCAGTACCTGCATCAGGAGCGTTGATTGTCAGGTGCATCACTTTTGGACGGCGGGTTAGATTCATGAAAAGAATGGGggctaaaatgaaaaaaagcGTATAACCTAGTGCTTGCATCCAGGAGCGTTGATTGTGCATCCAACGGACGTGTGCACTCCAACTGTTCTCTAATCGGATAAATGGATAATATCGCTGTACCTATAGCAAATTGGCGCACCGCCTTTGATTTTGCTCTAGTTTCACCGTTCCTTTCACCATGTATTTGAAGATCAAATAGACCTTTTTATGGAGTAACATGATATCCTATTGTACAAATaggtattttaaaaaaaaataatatagaaACAAagtgtatgcatgcatgcacattcaGCCATGAATGAATATGCACACGTATATACACTACCCCACGAGCACCTTTTTATAAAGAAGGATGTATTTTTCGGCTGTCCCAGCTGATAGTCGGGTGCCACTTATCTGGAATTGGATTGACATCAGTGTTGCTTGACCAATATTTAGAGTCTCAGGTTCAGAAAAATTGGTCATCTTCTCTTACGATGTTTTGCTTATGGTGGGcaaatattaaatttatttgaaaagTATGGTAGTTGAAAGTGCATTATAGTAAAGCTAGTGACCAACATAAATTAGAAGTCGTTGAAGCCagacactacgggaaagctaaaatttcccgagtgtattttttttgccgagtgttttttttttcgagcactcggcaaatcggggctttgccgagtgtccaaaaaaaacactcggccaaccaccctctttgccgagtgtcaaaaaaaacactcggaaaagagggggctttgccgagtgtcaaaaaaaaacactcggcaaagagggggttcgccgagtgtttttttcgacactcggcaaaaaaataattttttttcctctttccaccttgaaatttttcctactccccacatacaacatgtggtactcaaTGTTAAATTTtagtatattttttaatttgtttgctatatttatttaattaattgtatttcaagaaaatttttggtataattcaaatttgaaccgcaagtgattcaaattatagaataaaatgagtagaaaaatgatattcatgttatttggcccaatttgagacctgacccatgaaatgataagaaatttcgaacatcttgttcaggaaacacgaccatgaacgtgtggcagtggtatttttaaattataaaaaaaacaagcaaagtctgaaaattatgagatttgtcatgatgtgatgatatcatatgtggaggttgtggaaaaaaattgagaatattttgcacatttcgtcatgtacgatgtttacaaaccgaaggaTTTTAGAAGAataatagtaacgttgagaaggattgcataagatttcgAGTCAAAATGatggtcgagttttgatttgactacaaaactttttgtatagtcaatagagaatatatattatttcatgtaaatttttgacaattttttcaaactgttagatattttttaaactttttttaaaataactttgccgagtgtcctaggttagacacttGGCCAACaacccttcaccgagtgtcacacctaggacactcggtgACCTTTTTTTCCCCAACCGCTAAGGACTTAGTCCCCGCACCGCACCCGGCCCCTTGAATCTGCTTCATTCCTCCGCCAACCCCCACCCGTcccccacctcttcctctctcccgcccggcgccccccgccgccacccggcgcccggccccggcccccggcccccgcccccgccgccgcccggcgcctggccccgcccgccgctgccccttcttcccctccggatctggctTCTaattccccggctccctcccctccagccGGAttcgcgcccccttcttcccctccgacgcggatccggcggccccccagctctctcccctccggatctggcgtggatccggcagcgggcgaggcggcgtggtggcgggcggcagcgggcgtggcggccggtggtggggtggtggccgtggccggcgccagcggccggcggctgtttctgtttttttttttccgaaaatgtttgccgagtgcgttttgacactcgacaaatcatttgccgagtgcccgatgttCGACACTCAGCAACTCCACCGTTTGCCGtaggaaagttcgccgagtgtcgttcgccgagtgtaacactcggcgaactctttGTCGAGAGTTTTTGAACCTTTACCGAGTgcctcaggcactcggcaaacttcttgtttccggtagtgagaCCGGCCTCAGGAGCCCAAGGTTTTGGAGCTATGCCAAATGAACCCTAAGAGAACCTTTCAATTTTCTAGTAAATTTTTCATCTGAGCTGTATGCGCTAAGTAATGTCAAAGCATGAACCTAAAATCAAACTGCCACATTATTACAAGAACGATGTATACTCTACACctacagtaaaaaaaaaaaggagttgcACACGTTTATTTAGCACCCGGTCTAAACACCTCAGCAACAACGATAAATACCCCCGAGTAACAATAGGCGAGGCATAAAATTTGACGTACTACGCCGCTACCGCAGTCCGCTGACGCATCCGCGGCTCAGCACGGCAAAAGTCTTCGTCTTCACGCCAACAGCCGTGCGGCGTTTATGGCCGTTTTTACTGCAGCCCTGCACCGGGGGCAACCCTACGCAGATTGATGACGCTTGGTCTACGAACGGTCCGTGGACCAGCACCCtcgagattttttttattttaacccttttaaaactaaattttaaaaataatccaTGACAAACTAAATTTCCAAGAAGTAATCTTTTTTTGTCATGCCAAGTTCGATGGCACGACTCATAACTGAGTCACGCCACATGCAATGACGTGATCAAAATATTACGTGGTGTTGACGTGGCCTCGCGAGTCAAAGGCTAGTCGCACCAAAGGAGCTGGCGTGACTGTTGTTTTAGTCACGCCACCATGCATGGTGTGACTAGCTCCCAGCTTGCTAGCTTCTTCCGGGTGCAAAACATTCAATTTAGATAGTCTTATTTCCTCCTGTATTTTAACAGCTAATGACCTCCGAAATTCTTCAAACTTAACAAGTATAATATATAGAGTGTATATGGTCCATTTTAAGTGTTTGTACTCCAAATATGATGTAAATGAAAGATTCAATTTCTAAATAGGATAAGTGTTATTGACACTTAGCCTATTGAAAGATTCAATTTCCTATGAACTGCGTGAAGCTCGAAGTCGGCTAATCCTAGTGGATGGCGCGTAAATGTATGTTTGGTTGTTTATATCATTAATAATTGTAGTACTTAGGTTGACTCAACTATCTTGTTAACACATATTTAAGCAAGGCGGTGCAGACTTAAATAATAACTCTTATATATCCACTTTTAAGCATCAAGTGCAAATGaatcattttttcttttgttaaacACATTTATTATACATTTTTAGATAAAAGGAATAGTTTCCGGCTACTTCGATTCTACACAACCAAGTTAATTATTACATCATTCTTAGCTCAGAAGCTGAACCTTTATTATACGTGGGTGAAGGGTGCGACCGAAAAAGGCACGTCGGCGCAGGCAACCACCGTGGCATTGCTGGCACGGATTTTAGGAGAGAGATTTCCAATACGGGTGTATTCTCGATATAGACTTTGGACACTACCAAGAAAAAGAACTTGATCCCGGACGAAAATTGCAGCGCATTATATAAGTCAAACGCTACGAGATGGCAAAATGAAAAGCTAAGCTTGGTTATAAACTTATCCTGCGTGTCTTGGTCAGGAGATATTCCATGCATCATTGCATGGCACTTGAGAATCAAGCAGTACAAGTGTCAACAACACTTATCGTATTTAGAAATTGAATCTTTCATTTTCTATGTCATATTTTGAAGTGCAAAcacttaaaataaaaaatatacacTCTATATATTATACCTGCTAAGTTTGAAGAATTTCGAAGGTCATCACCTAATTACAATAGAGGAGGAAATAAGGCTAACTAAATTGAATTTTTTGCACCCGGAAGAAGCTAGCAGGCTGGGAGCTTAGTCACGCATCAGCAGTCACATTAGCTCCTTTGACGCGACACTGCCTTTGATTCGTGAGGCCACATCAGCGCCTGTTAAATTTACTTCAACATGGTATTTTGATCATGCTATTGCATGTGGTACGACTCAGTTACGAGTCGTGTTATGGAACTTGGTATGATCAAAATGGCTACTTTTTGAAAATTTAGTTTAtcgtagatttttttttaaaattttagttttaataggactaaaataaaaaaattcccacGGGTGCACGCGCGGTTGTCCCGTCGTCCTCGCCTTTGAAACTGCCCAAGCGTCGTCGGGCGGTGAGCCCGGCCCAGGACTAGGACCCGGGTCCATCTTTCGAATCGCGGCGGCTGGAGCCCACCCTACTGACGAGACTACTGGTGCCCCCTCCTGGGCGATGCACCACGCCGCCCAAcccagtcgtcggccgccacGTCCTGCCCGCCTGCCAGGTCGGATGACGACTCGGCACCGGCGACCTCGGCAACCGCGTCCGGAGGATATAACATTGCCCCTGCAATCATCCACTGGCGTGTGGTCCCAGGAGCCAAGGGGTCCCCTGAGCCAGCATCACGAGGCGCCCCAGGGAAGGGACGTGCCACGGTAACCACACGGACCCCGGGCCCCACTTCCTGCTTCGCCCGCCGCGAGAGGTGGCCTTGCCAGGAAGCCACCGGTTTCTCTTTCCGAAACTGCCCATGCGCCGCGGGCGGCAACTGCGGTTTCGCCACCCGTCCGCGCGGGCGGAACCGGCGCGCCGTGGCCCGCGCCGCCCAGATTTTTTCGACCCGGTGCATTTCGGTAACTTCGCCTGGATAGGGAGAAACCCCAGTCAATTTTGGCGATTCCACGTACGCTCGTCATGTGGAGCCACCCGGGCTGCCGCGTTGGGGGGTGGGGAATCATTTCGAGCTCGTTTTCGGAACAGTTGTCGAATAAAAATCATGGATTTCGCATTTTCgtttaattttgaaaaaaaataccgGCACACAGTAATATGATATCATCCATTCCGTGTGGCTAAAAAACATGGCATATTCTCGATATCTCCTGGTAGTAAAAGAAGACGCGAGAAAATGCCAAGGAATCACTAAAGTACGCGACTTTGTTTATCGGTTTTCTActtcttccgttccaaattattagtcattttaatttttgtaaatacataatttttgctatgtatttaaatataatatatatttagatacataacaaaagcTACGTATCTAAAAATCCAAAATGAGTAGTAGATTGGAACGTGAGGGAGTAGTAACTCAAGTTTGCTTCGCAAGCGAGGAAATAACATATTCTGGCTTTCCACGTCTATATCACCTGCACATGCTATTCccgtgcttggcttcctggcAGGCAGATATCCCTGGACCTTGGCCCTGGGCTCGCAAGAGATGAACCCATCAATGGGGCTCGAATCGCTTCCAAATCCGGAATGAACGCATTGATTCACAGTTTCACACCAGGGAGGGCGCATGTATGAGGCGGTGCAATATCGTTCCGTATCGACACGGATCAAGATCGATGGACGGCGCCAGAATCCTACGCATTGCATGAATACGTGCCCGTATCCACAGGATACTCCACAGTCCACGTCCCATACCAGCAGCATtgattattttaaaaaaaataccagCAGCGTTGAAACGCAACGACAcaaaaccaaaaagaaaaaatcaatTTTAAAATGTTGCTAGAGAAGATCTTGTGAGGATTTGCTTCagaatttatttcaaaaaaaggattggcttcagaaaaaaaaaacgatcTCGTGAGGAAAGAAGATGAAACTGACACTACGTAAGCACGTCCACGCAGCATCCACGAGCAGTACAGACCCAAATTGAGAATCAGAAGCCCATGCGAAACCTGCGTGGCGCGGGGCCGAGTTCGAAGCCCTTCTCTGCCCGTTTCCCACCCAACCTTCAAAAGGCGCCAGGCCGCGCCAGCCTCCATCCTACACCACCTCCAAAAATCCGTAGCGCAGCGGCGGGCCGGCCCCGGACCCACCACGTGCCCTCGGCCCGGGCGCGTGCACGCCATCCGGCCGTCCGCTGGGTCAGCGCGCATCTCGACGCGCCGTTCCACCCCCCCTCTTTTCCATCTTTGTTTTTGGCTCCATTTCTTTTCGAAAGTGGAGGCCGCCTCTATACAAAAGGGGGACGCGGTAGCACTCCGTATCAGATAGCGAGGTGGGGTGGAAATAAAATAACGCGGAAAAATCCATAAGATATTGCAGTGGGGGGAGGAAATTAAAGCGGAGGGGGGAAAGCGCCAAAGGGTCAAGCAAGGGGGTGAGGAGGAGACGAGGACGGTGTAAAATTGGGGAAACCGGAGGGGGCCGAGCGGGAAAACGGCGCGTCGCCCTTTGTTGAGAGCCCACGGACTTCGGCAGCCATTCAATGCTCCACCAAACGCTCATCCCTTCCTTCTTTGCACCCTacgtctccgcctcctcctccccgccttTCCTCCACGCCTCCGACGCCGCCACAGCACCACCGGCTGGTTCCTCCGTCCCCGTTCTCCTGCGCGGGCCCGCCATGCCTTCCCTCGCGCACCACCATAGCCCCCTGGTAAGGAAGGGTGCCGGCTGGGTTGCGGGTGGATGATTGATTGAGGGAGGCGGAGAAAGATTCTCTGGGTggtttttgttgtttctttttttgagaataaaagagggggggggggggggggggggggacgctTGTTGAACCGTGCTGCTTGGTTGTTCTGGTACTCGGAATTTGTGGTTTTGATGTGTGCGTATGCGTGTTTTTCCGGCCCGGCGGTGAAGGATGACGGGAGGACGGACGCGCTGAAGTGTAATAATAGCTTCGCTCCGGAGGAGAcggcggaggacgcggcggccgcagccgccgccggggcgcTTGTTGAGAAAGACGGGTTCTCTGTCGAGGACCTTTTGGACCTTGAGGAGTTCGGCGAGCCTGACAAGGACGGCGCCGACAACGAAgaggcgccgctgccgccgccgccggccgcggcggccgaggagaAGTCGAACGGGGACTCCCAGCCGTTGTCGGTCGTGACGTacgagctcccgccgccgccgccggagatggTTGACCTTCCGGTGAGTTTCTGGGGGGACCTTTGACCGCTTCTCCTCCTATTCGCGGAAAGACGGCGGCTTTCGCGAGTCTTCTCCGTCGCGTTACCTTGGCAAAGCTGATTAATTTATGCCGCCATGCTGTGCGTTCCCGCAGGCGCATGACGTCGAGGAGTTGGAGTGGGTCTCCCGCATCATGGACGACTCGCTCTCCGagctgccgccgcagccgcacccACCCGCGGCGCTGGTGGCGTCGCTGGCGGCGCGGCCCCCGCTGGCGCAGCAGCGGCGGGTGCCGCAGCCGCATGTGCACGACGGCGCGTACcgtgcgctgccgccggcgcccggcccgCTGCGGACCCCGACTATCTGCGCGCTGTCAACGGAGGCGCTGGTGCCGGTCAAGGCGAAGCGCAGCAAGCGGTCGCGGGCACCGGGGTGGTCGCTCTCGGGCGCCTCGTTCTTGTCCGACTCGGCCTCGTCCTCGTCGACCACGACcacctcctcgtgctcctcgtCAGGTTCGTTCTCGCCGTTCCTGTTCCTGGACTCGGCCCCGTTCAGCAGCGGGCTGGAGCTGGCCGAGGGCTATTACAACCACTTCCTGCCGGCGCCAGCGTCGAAGAAGTCCAagcacggcggcggcaagggcagCAAGCACAAGCCCAAGAAGCGCGGGCGCAAGCCGAAGCACCTCCCTCCcaacccctccgccgccggcgcggtcgcgtcgcagccggcgccgggcgACCGCCGCTGCAGCCACTGCGGCGTGCAGAAGACCCCGCAgtggcgcgcggggcccgagggcgcCAAGACGCTGTGCAATGCGTGCGGCGTCCGCTACAAGTCCGGGCGGCTGCTCCCGGAGTACCGCCCTGCATGCAGCCCCACCTTCGTGAGCACCATCCACTCCAACTCCCACCGCAAGGTGCTCGAGATGCGCCGCAAGAAGGAGAGCGGCAtggtcgccaccgccgcgcctgCCGTCGCGTCGTTCTAGTTGCTGCCCCTCCCTGACAACAAGGAGGCTGGCCACCCAGCGGTGGCTGTACATTTTTTCCGGCCGTAATAGCCTTGTACCGTACCTGAATTTCCCCCCTTTTTCTCTTCCTAGTGTCGTCGTCGTAGTTCCTTGGGTTAATTAGAGTTTAGTAGTTTCGATTAGGTCTGGTTAGGATTAGCTCTGGTTCCAGTTAGGGTTCTACTGCAGACAGcagcggcgcagcagcagcgcagAACTTGAATTTCTAGCATTTCTAAAAAGGcagtttttctttcttctttctttctctgaGCTAGCTGTGTAGCTTGTTTGGTCCATCCATCAATGGCGATGGCTGGTCCTGAGAGGCAGGTGAACCTGGTGCTGGAAAAAGAAGATGAGACTGATCAATCGCCCGAGGAACAAGAGGGCGCCTTGCACTGTATGTATTGGGGCAGGTGCATGTTGCGTGCACCCTTGGCTACATCACATGGTGTTGTCACCTGTAACGACATGATACGCTTAGTTAAGAGAGCAGCAGAGTGGAGATAGCGAGGTGTGGAAGCAAGGATCAGGCTGATGTTGCAGTCTTGCTAGATCACATGTATTCATGTGTGTGAGCTGTGAAGTGGAGATGAACATGAAGGGACCGATGGAACAGTAACTCGGCGGCAGGTTGATTGAGCCGTTTTGGGCGACACTCTGAAGCTTTGTCGCCCGTCTGGTGTAATGGCTTCTTCTGACCCTCTGTGCCTTGAACGGAGCTATTGGTGAAAACGAGCACCTAGCTCTTAGATACTTTGGAGCACTCCTGGCTTTGCGCCAGTGTCCATTGAGACCCTGACAATCTGTGAGATGCCCCTCGCTCTCTCCATGTACTAGCACTGTCAACTGTCATGCGGCAACCGCGCAAGCCCTTGAAATTTCCACGGAGACGAGGGCATTGTTtagttggggaatttgggaggtgccaaattactgttacagcactgtagcacactgtagcgtttcgtttgtatttgtgaattattgtccaaatattgactaattaggctcaaaagattcgtctcgcaaagtacaacaaaactgtgcaattagtttttaatttcatctacatttagtactccatgcatgtaccgcaagtttgatgtgatggggaatcttctttttgcatagtgtcaaagttggaagttgggagtaactaaacatggccgaGATTTTTCCGCCCTTCCCTCTCAGCAAACCCTGCGGGAGTGTTTCAAGTAGTGGTGGCAGAGTCATTTGTGATTGGGCGGACCCAGCTCCCTCCCAACTTACTTCCAACCTAACCAGGACGGTAATGGCGATTGGATTGGTGGGGCACCGAGCCGAGGTGGTGGTGTTGGTCGTGACCGCGACCCTGGCCTTTTCCCAATCGATTGCTGTGGACGATGAGCGCCACCAGCCAGCCGCCCCGCACGCGCCGGCGCTCCGCTCCTCCACTTGGAAGGCTGCCGCAGCCCTTGGCCCTGACGAGACACGCTAATCCCATGCGTTATCGCTAACAAACCACGCAACTTGCTGCGCTTCGCTTTGTTCCTTTCTTTTGGTTCTTCTCCATCTCACACCCggattcttttcttttcccgcGAGTTTTCGTGCCCGCTTGGTTTGACTGAACAAAACAACTGGGACTCTGGGAGTGTGATCAGTGCCTGCACAAGAGTCTGAAAACGAAATTGGCTGTTCTGTGCTATCAGCTTGATTAAAAGCCGCCCCGGTTTGTGTCGATCAGCGCATCAACGCACTCGCCGGATCGCACGCCCAGCGCCCACCGCATCCCCTGCCAGTTTTGCAAAAAGCCCCGAgaagatctaaaattcaaacatagtccACCCACACCCCAAACCCTAGCACTCTCCTCCcgtgccgccgccactcccgtgGCCAA
This portion of the Setaria viridis chromosome 7, Setaria_viridis_v4.0, whole genome shotgun sequence genome encodes:
- the LOC117865089 gene encoding uncharacterized protein; this encodes MLHQTLIPSFFAPYVSASSSPPFLHASDAATAPPAGSSVPVLLRGPAMPSLAHHHSPLDDGRTDALKCNNSFAPEETAEDAAAAAAAGALVEKDGFSVEDLLDLEEFGEPDKDGADNEEAPLPPPPAAAAEEKSNGDSQPLSVVTYELPPPPPEMVDLPAHDVEELEWVSRIMDDSLSELPPQPHPPAALVASLAARPPLAQQRRVPQPHVHDGAYRALPPAPGPLRTPTICALSTEALVPVKAKRSKRSRAPGWSLSGASFLSDSASSSSTTTTSSCSSSGSFSPFLFLDSAPFSSGLELAEGYYNHFLPAPASKKSKHGGGKGSKHKPKKRGRKPKHLPPNPSAAGAVASQPAPGDRRCSHCGVQKTPQWRAGPEGAKTLCNACGVRYKSGRLLPEYRPACSPTFVSTIHSNSHRKVLEMRRKKESGMVATAAPAVASF